Proteins from one Ananas comosus cultivar F153 linkage group 5, ASM154086v1, whole genome shotgun sequence genomic window:
- the LOC109710224 gene encoding probable F-box protein At4g22030, producing the protein MATLQAQSLLLSISSSSSSSSSYSFRRRCRAVLHAPPSNLSPKGNKPPIAIRLTEADDRRRVITPAGFTPLLPPKSPQAKIDDAVIRKLYAIAEAAADRAEMHAIIGKQRDNWNHLFLHSVNSLALSASLMSGLACVGSDASSPHVLAFKLSSVLLFAATSTVMLVVNKVQPSQLAEEQRNAARLWRKLEKEIQSKLSLQTPRESDVDASMRKVLALDKAYPLPLLPGMLEKFPKKVEPTCWWPRKEYKQSETTAIDEKYQTNYSNGWSKELEESMKGVAKVLQTKDQAEYVTVGKLVLNINKGFAIAGPVFAGMAAAAAGFIGLPATGSWPVLVTAVGGALAATVNTLEHGGQVGMVFELARNCAGFYKKLEEEIEESLEEREAEKRENGELFELKMALSLGRSVSDLRKFRSFASASGKVDEDVTEFAGKLF; encoded by the coding sequence ATGGCAACTCTACAAGCTCAAAGCCTCTTGCTATccatctcctcttcttcttcgtcatcATCTTCTTACTCGTTCAGACGGCGGTGTCGTGCAGTCCTCCATGCGCCGCCGTCGAATCTTAGCCCGAAAGGTAACAAACCACCGATCGCAATTCGCCTCACGGAAGCCGATGATCGTCGTCGTGTGATCACCCCCGCTGGCTTCACCCCACTGCTCCCCCCGAAATCGCCGCAAGCAAAGATTGATGATGCGGTGATCCGCAAGCTCTACGCGATCGCGGAAGCCGCCGCCGACCGTGCGGAGATGCACGCGATCATCGGGAAGCAGCGCGACAACTGGAACCACCTCTTCCTTCACTCCGTCAACTCCCTCGCCCTCTCGGCCTCGCTGATGTCCGGCCTAGCCTGCGTCGGGTCCGACGCCTCCTCGCCCCACGTTTTAGCCTTCAAACTCTCCTCCGTGCTGTTATTCGCTGCCACGTCAACGGTGATGCTGGTGGTCAACAAGGTACAACCGTCTCAGCTCGCCGAAGAGCAAAGGAACGCGGCGAGATTGTGGAGGAAGCTCGAGAAGGAGATTCAAAGCAAACTCTCGCTCCAAACTCCACGCGAGTCGGACGTGGACGCCTCGATGAGGAAGGTGTTAGCTCTCGACAAGGCATACCCGCTCCCTCTCCTTCCCGGCATGCTCGAGAAGTTCCCTAAGAAGGTGGAGCCCACGTGTTGGTGGCCGAGAAAAGAATATAAACAGTCAGAGACTACGGCTATCGACGAAAAATATCAAACTAACTACTCAAATGGTTGGAGCAAAGAGTTGGAGGAGAGCATGAAGGGCGTAGCGAAAGTGCTACAAACGAAAGATCAAGCGGAGTACGTCACAGTGGGGAAGTTGGTACTGAACATCAACAAAGGTTTCGCCATCGCGGGGCCGGTTTTTGCGGGAATGGCGGCAGCGGCCGCAGGGTTTATTGGATTGCCAGCAACTGGGTCGTGGCCCGTGTTGGTCACGGCGGTCGGGGGCGCGCTAGCGGCCACCGTGAACACGCTGGAGCACGGCGGGCAGGTCGGGATGGTGTTCGAGCTCGCCCGGAACTGCGCCGGCTTTTACAAGAAGCTGGAGGAGGAGATAGAGGAGAGTTTGGAGGAGAGAGAAgcggagaagagagagaacggGGAGTTGTTTGAGTTGAAAATGGCGTTGAGTTTGGGGAGAAGCGTTTCGGATTTGAGAAAGTTTAGATCCTTTGCTTCTGCATCGGGCAAAGTCGACGAAGATGTTACCGAGTTTGCCGGGAAATTGTTCTAA
- the LOC109709865 gene encoding probable F-box protein At4g22030, whose translation MATLQAQSLLLSVSSSSSSSSSYSFRRRCRAVLHAPPSNLSPKGNKPPIAIRLTEVDDCRRGITPAGFAPLLPPKSPQGKIDDVVIRKLYAIAEAAADRAEMHAIIGKQRDNWNHLFLHSVNSLALSASLMSGLACVGSDASSPHVLAFKLSSVLLFAATSTVMLVVNKVQPSQLAEEQRNAARLWRKLEKEIQSKLSLQTPRESDVDASMRKVLALDKAYPLPLLPGMLEKFPKKVEPTCWWPREEYKQSETTAIDEKYQTNYSNGWSKELEESMKGVAKVLQMKDQAEYVTVGKLVLNINKGFAIAGPVFAGMAAAAAGFIGLPATGSWSVLVTAVGGALAATVNTLEHGGQVGMVFELARNCAGFYKKLEEEIEESLEEREAEKRENGELFELKMALSLGRSVSDLKKFRSFASASGKVDEDVTEFAGKLF comes from the coding sequence ATGGCAACTCTACAAGCTCAAAGCCTCTTGCTATCcgtctcctcttcttcttcgtcatcATCTTCTTACTCGTTCAGACGGCGGTGTCGTGCCGTCCTCCATGCGCCGCCGTCGAATCTTAGCCCGAAAGGTAACAAACCACCTATCGCAATTCGCCTCACGGAAGTCGATGATTGTCGTCGTGGGATCACCCCCGCTGGCTTCGCCCCACTGCTCCCCCCGAAATCGCCGCAAGGGAAGATTGATGATGTGGTGATCCGCAAGCTCTACGCGATAGCGGAAGCCGCCGCCGACCGTGCAGAGATGCACGCGATCATCGGGAAGCAGCGCGACAACTGGAACCACCTCTTCCTTCACTCCGTCAACTCCCTCGCCCTCTCGGCCTCGCTGATGTCCGGCCTAGCCTGCGTCGGGTCCGACGCCTCCTCGCCCCACGTTTTAGCCTTCAAACTCTCCTCCGTGCTGTTATTCGCTGCCACGTCAACGGTGATGCTGGTGGTCAACAAGGTACAACCGTCTCAGCTCGCCGAAGAGCAAAGGAACGCGGCGAGATTGTGGAGGAAGCTCGAGAAGGAGATTCAAAGCAAACTCTCGCTCCAAACTCCGCGCGAGTCGGACGTGGACGCCTCGATGAGGAAGGTGCTAGCTCTCGACAAGGCATACCCGCTCCCTCTCCTCCCCGGCATGCTCGAGAAGTTCCCTAAGAAGGTGGAGCCCACGTGTTGGTGGCCGAGAGAAGAATATAAACAGTCAGAGACTACGGCTATCGACGAAAAATATCAAACTAACTACTCAAATGGTTGGAGCAAAGAGTTGGAGGAGAGCATGAAGGGCGTAGCGAAAGTGCTACAAATGAAAGATCAAGCGGAGTACGTCACAGTGGGGAAGTTGGTACTGAACATCAACAAAGGTTTCGCCATCGCGGGGCCGGTTTTTGCGGGAATGGCGGCAGCGGCCGCAGGGTTTATTGGATTGCCAGCAACTGGGTCGTGGTCCGTGTTGGTCACGGCGGTCGGGGGCGCGCTAGCGGCCACCGTGAACACGCTGGAGCACGGCGGGCAGGTCGGGATGGTGTTCGAGCTCGCCCGGAACTGCGCCGGCTTTTACAAGAAGCTGGAGGAGGAGATAGAGGAGAGTTTGGAGGAGAGAGAAgcggagaagagagagaacggGGAGTTGTTTGAGTTGAAAATGGCGTTGAGTTTGGGGAGAAGCGTTTCGGATTTGAAAAAGTTTAGATCCTTTGCTTCTGCGTCGGGCAAAGTCGACGAAGATGTTACAGAGTTTGCAGGGAAATTGTTCTAA
- the LOC109710223 gene encoding probable F-box protein At4g22030 encodes MATLLAQSLLLSVSSSSPSSSSYSFRRRCRAVLHASLSNLSPKGNKPPIAICLMEVDDCRRGITPAGFTPLLPAKSLQAKIDDAVIRKLYAIAEAAADRAEMHAIIGKQRDNWNHLFLHSVNSLALSASLMSGLACVGSDASSPHILAFKLSSVLLFAATSTVMLVVNKVQPSQLAEEQRNAARLWRKLEKEIQSKLSLQTPRESDVDAAMRKVLALDKAYPLPLLPGMLEKFPKKVEPTCWWPRKEYKQSETTAVDEKYQTNYSNGWSKELEESMKGVAKVLQMKDQAEYVTVGKLVLNINKGFAIAGPVFAGMAAAAAGFIGLPATGSWPVLIAAVGGALAATVNTLEHGGQVGMVFELARNCAGFYKKLEEEIEESLEEREAEKRENGELFELKMALSLGRSVSDLRKFRSFASASCKDEEVTEFAGKLF; translated from the coding sequence ATGGCAACTCTACTTGCTCAAAGTCTCTTGCTATCcgtctcctcttcttctccatcatcatcttcttacTCGTTCAGACGGCGGTGTCGTGCCGTTCTCCATGCGTCGCTGTCGAATCTTAGCCCGAAAGGTAACAAACCACCGATCGCAATTTGCCTCATGGAAGTCGATGACTGTCGTCGTGGGATTACCCCCGCTGGCTTCACCCCACTGCTCCCCGCGAAATCGCTGCAAGCAAAGATTGATGATGCGGTGATCCGCAAGCTCTACGCGATCGCGGAAGCCGCCGCCGACCGTGCGGAGATGCACGCGATCATCGGGAAGCAGCGCGACAACTGGAACCACCTCTTCCTTCACTCCGTCAACTCCCTCGCCCTCTCAGCCTCGCTGATGTCTGGCCTAGCCTGCGTCGGGTCTGACGCCTCCTCGCCCCACATTTTAGCCTTCAAACTCTCCTCCGTGCTGTTATTCGCTGCCACGTCAACGGTGATGCTGGTGGTCAACAAGGTACAACCGTCTCAGCTCGCCGAAGAGCAAAGGAACGCGGCGAGATTGTGGAGGAAGCTCGAGAAGGAGATTCAAAGCAAACTCTCGCTCCAAACTCCGCGCGAATCGGACGTGGACGCCGCGATGAGGAAGGTGCTAGCTCTCGACAAGGCATACCCGCTCCCTCTCCTCCCCGGCATGCTCGAGAAGTTCCCTAAGAAGGTGGAGCCCACGTGTTGGTGGCCGAGAAAAGAATATAAACAGTCAGAGACTACGGCTGTCGATGAAAAATATCAAACTAACTACTCAAATGGTTGGAGCAAAGAGTTGGAGGAGAGCATGAAGGGCGTAGCGAAAGTGCTACAAATGAAAGATCAAGCGGAGTACGTCACAGTGGGGAAGTTGGTACTGAACATCAACAAAGGTTTCGCCATCGCGGGGCCGGTTTTTGCGGGAATGGCGGCAGCGGCCGCAGGGTTTATTGGATTGCCAGCAACTGGGTCGTGGCCCGTGTTGATCGCGGCGGTCGGAGGCGCGCTAGCGGCCACCGTGAACACGCTGGAGCACGGCGGGCAAGTCGGGATGGTGTTCGAGCTCGCCCGGAACTGCGCCGGCTTTTACAAGAAGCTGGAGGAGGAGATAGAGGAGAGTTTGGAGGAGAGAGAAgcggagaagagagagaacggGGAGTTGTTTGAGTTGAAAATGGCGTTGAGTTTGGGGAGAAGCGTTTCGGATTTGAGAAAGTTTAGATCCTTTGCTTCTGCGTCGTGCAAAGACGAAGAAGTTACCGAGTTTGCAGGGAAATTGTTCTGA